One Ignavibacterium sp. DNA segment encodes these proteins:
- a CDS encoding T9SS type A sorting domain-containing protein, with product MKNYLLFLIIIYLLLASNEIFSQWMSTSLTEITPALAPKYDTAGTDLYAGTFRGIYNSSDSGANWDTLWAVQTDTLVYCLATANDWIFAGTKNGGLIRSSNNGQNWSLSSNGLPSFNIRGVEIVANNLGDTTLFAATFGGGIFKSTDFASNWLPANNGISNLYLFSFITLGNGTSDPQIFAASNGDGIYKSTDFGNSWFTSNNGLNHLDVRVFASNITSGVTNLFAGTHNGGMYLSTNEGDSWTQINNGVISNWIWALTSTPGDSSAPIVFAGSDLGGCYRTTNNGLLWEDYGPVNPNTNNYVFAINGDYILAGTQDGVLRRLIDETSDISNLNNNLPGVFTLNQNYPNPFNPSTTISFSIPEEEFVSLKVFNSLGEEVAELISETKPAGNYSVSCNASELSTGVYLYKFSTGSFTQVKKMIYIK from the coding sequence ATGAAAAACTATTTATTATTTCTGATCATAATTTATTTACTACTTGCTTCAAATGAAATATTCTCCCAATGGATGTCAACTTCATTAACAGAGATAACGCCTGCATTAGCTCCAAAATATGATACTGCCGGAACAGACTTGTATGCAGGCACCTTTCGAGGAATTTACAATTCGAGTGATAGTGGTGCTAATTGGGATACGTTATGGGCAGTTCAAACTGATACTCTTGTTTATTGTTTGGCAACAGCTAATGATTGGATTTTTGCCGGAACTAAAAATGGCGGATTGATAAGATCATCGAATAATGGACAGAACTGGTCATTAAGCAGTAATGGTCTGCCATCTTTCAATATCAGAGGAGTTGAAATTGTCGCTAACAATTTAGGCGATACTACTCTTTTTGCTGCGACTTTTGGAGGAGGGATTTTCAAATCCACCGATTTCGCGTCGAATTGGTTACCAGCGAATAATGGAATTTCAAATCTTTATCTTTTTTCCTTCATTACATTAGGCAATGGTACTTCTGATCCACAGATTTTTGCAGCTTCAAATGGTGATGGGATTTATAAATCAACAGACTTTGGCAATTCCTGGTTCACCTCAAACAATGGTCTCAATCATCTTGATGTTAGAGTATTCGCATCAAACATTACTTCTGGTGTTACTAACTTATTTGCCGGAACACATAATGGTGGAATGTATCTATCAACAAACGAGGGTGATAGCTGGACTCAGATTAATAACGGAGTTATCAGTAATTGGATTTGGGCACTCACTTCAACTCCGGGCGATTCATCTGCACCAATAGTTTTTGCGGGGTCAGATTTGGGTGGTTGTTATAGAACTACGAATAACGGTTTGCTTTGGGAGGATTATGGTCCCGTAAATCCAAATACAAACAATTATGTATTCGCCATAAACGGTGATTATATTTTAGCAGGAACACAGGATGGAGTTCTAAGAAGACTGATTGATGAGACTTCTGATATAAGTAACTTAAATAATAATCTTCCGGGTGTTTTTACTTTGAATCAAAATTACCCTAATCCATTTAATCCATCAACAACAATTTCCTTTTCGATTCCGGAAGAAGAATTTGTTTCTCTTAAAGTTTTCAATTCTCTGGGAGAAGAAGTTGCTGAATTAATAAGCGAGACCAAACCTGCTGGTAATTATTCTGTCTCATGCAATGCCTCAGAACTTTCAACTGGTGTTTATTTATACAAGTTCTCAACCGGTTCATTTACACAGGTTAAAAAAATGATTTACATCAAATAA
- a CDS encoding two-component regulator propeller domain-containing protein yields the protein MKIVVHILLYLILFNVQALSQRQLFFSLSVQDGLSDSDVNCIIQDRMGFLWIGTESGLNRYDGYEFKVFKNKQNDPASLPYNSIWSLYEDRTGNIWIGTKNGDLVKYSPFVDKFTTIEFEDSENTGNSITSILEDVKGNIWFGSYSKGLFRYQVTSGQITNWQYEENKPNGLSNNYITSLLLDKNGGIWISTYNGLNYLNPDENKITLFKNIKNNSNSIPGNLVWKILQSKFDNNLLFICTSDGLCTYNLISKKFEQINFNIEFPSQFSKSIASVVEDRSDGKKALWIATYGGIYHLDLNTHKSKQYVADKKNISGLLNNQIDQLIIDKSGVLWLATDNGLNYLPASTKKINYIFSEYLTQPLVQDLLSADIKSVLSLDNNTTLLGTNDGMFSVIIKNDEVSVSKIDKLNGLNIWSLEKGEGSSIWIGTYGKGLFNYNFKTQTLVKYPIVSPTFQTSAFEYIKALRLSKDGILWIGFWGGGLAALNSSSGKYKIWINDKKDPNSLSYNDVWYIHLDKFGRVWIATNGGGLNLFLPRNNGEFLHWTSFDTEQAGLLNNSIQSIAEGQADNTDETILYIGTDAGLNKMTIKNHSNDIYNFDASFDILSYQHNITDASIRSIVVNSNELWMSTNKGIYKYKTDSKELLDFRISEGYGSEIFNSGAGTGIMNNIIVFGSVKGPTFFNPEKIKQSDYDPDIVITDFLVFNKSVSSNDNKILDSSISYSKIVRLESDENALTFKFSSLDFNSRENIKYAYKMEGFDKDWIYSNTSNIAVYTNLNPGNYVFKIRGTNSDGQWGTNKAEIQVIIKFPWWRSGWAYVMFVIVIMSILFFIRKFEINRTKLRNEIKNLEFETKKQKEIETLKSRFFANISHEFRTPLMLIKGPLEQLLMKKGNADEHTRLAYNNTEKLKLLIDQLLDISKLESNLIPLDAREEDISTLLKGLVVLFNSITEQKEISLTLDCPDEKFIAMVDSDKFEKIINNLLSNAYKFTDKKGSISVSLKKRFSEEKTFFDLIIKDNGIGIDEDKLPKIFDRFYQVDDSSSRSYGGSGIGLSLVKEFVDLHHWSISVKSSLGIGTEFLISIPSVEAVALKSTSVDKKAYESSNNLVKTFQDIQINDFETTESDTDKKAVILLVEDSQEVRQFLKGILFENFTILEAENGRSGLEIASEKSPDLIISDVMMPSMDGFEFCKKIKTDWQTSHIPVILLTAKASSESKIEGLETGADDYLTKPFSSKELLVRVKNLLEQRRKLREKFSKEIEIEPASITVNAIDNEFLEKAFAVVEKNLSNTGFSSELFAQEMFVSRSQLHRKLLAITGQAPGEFARSFRLKKAASLILEKRFSMTQIAFEVGFSSPSHFTKAFRQQFNCLPTEFANRV from the coding sequence ATGAAAATCGTAGTTCACATACTATTATATTTAATCTTATTTAATGTTCAAGCATTATCACAAAGACAATTATTTTTCAGTCTATCTGTTCAGGATGGTCTGTCTGATAGTGATGTCAATTGCATAATTCAGGATAGAATGGGATTCTTATGGATTGGAACTGAAAGCGGGCTAAATAGATATGATGGTTATGAATTTAAGGTGTTCAAAAATAAACAAAATGATCCTGCTAGTTTACCATATAATAGCATTTGGTCGCTTTATGAAGATAGAACCGGAAATATTTGGATCGGGACTAAAAATGGAGACTTAGTTAAATATTCTCCTTTTGTTGATAAGTTTACCACAATTGAGTTCGAGGATTCAGAGAATACTGGAAATAGCATTACATCAATCCTGGAAGATGTAAAAGGGAATATCTGGTTTGGATCTTACTCTAAAGGATTATTCAGATATCAAGTAACAAGCGGGCAAATTACAAATTGGCAGTATGAAGAAAATAAACCAAATGGTTTAAGTAATAACTATATCACTTCATTATTACTTGATAAAAACGGTGGAATCTGGATATCAACATATAACGGATTGAATTACTTGAATCCGGATGAAAATAAAATTACACTTTTTAAGAACATAAAAAACAATTCAAACTCAATACCAGGTAACCTGGTCTGGAAGATTTTACAGTCAAAATTTGATAATAACCTGTTATTTATCTGCACCTCTGACGGTTTGTGTACTTATAATTTGATCAGCAAAAAATTTGAACAGATAAATTTCAATATCGAATTCCCATCACAATTCAGCAAAAGTATTGCTTCTGTTGTTGAAGATAGAAGTGATGGCAAAAAAGCACTATGGATCGCTACATACGGGGGAATATATCACTTAGACTTAAATACACATAAATCAAAACAATATGTGGCTGATAAAAAGAATATCTCCGGTTTACTTAACAATCAAATTGATCAGCTTATAATTGATAAATCTGGTGTTCTGTGGTTAGCTACTGATAACGGATTAAACTATCTACCTGCTAGTACAAAAAAAATAAATTATATTTTTTCAGAATATTTGACTCAGCCATTGGTGCAGGATCTTTTGAGTGCTGATATAAAATCAGTTTTAAGTTTAGACAATAATACTACATTACTTGGGACAAATGACGGGATGTTTTCAGTTATCATAAAAAATGATGAAGTCTCTGTTTCTAAAATTGATAAACTGAACGGTTTAAATATTTGGTCGCTCGAAAAAGGTGAAGGTAGCTCTATCTGGATCGGTACTTATGGTAAAGGACTTTTTAATTATAATTTCAAAACGCAAACTTTAGTAAAGTATCCTATTGTATCTCCAACATTTCAAACATCAGCATTTGAATATATTAAAGCTCTGAGATTAAGTAAGGATGGAATACTTTGGATTGGTTTTTGGGGCGGCGGATTAGCTGCATTAAATAGTTCATCAGGAAAATATAAGATATGGATAAATGATAAAAAGGATCCGAACAGCCTCAGTTATAACGATGTCTGGTATATACATTTGGATAAATTTGGCAGAGTTTGGATTGCTACCAATGGCGGCGGATTAAATCTCTTTCTGCCAAGAAATAATGGTGAGTTTTTGCATTGGACAAGCTTTGATACTGAACAAGCAGGCCTGCTTAATAATAGTATTCAAAGTATTGCAGAAGGACAAGCTGATAATACAGACGAGACTATTCTATATATCGGAACCGATGCCGGATTAAATAAGATGACTATAAAAAATCATAGTAATGATATTTACAATTTTGATGCAAGTTTTGATATCCTTTCTTATCAACATAACATTACTGATGCTTCAATAAGAAGTATTGTGGTTAACTCTAATGAACTGTGGATGAGTACCAATAAGGGTATTTATAAATATAAAACTGATAGTAAGGAACTTTTAGATTTTAGAATTTCTGAGGGTTACGGTTCAGAAATTTTTAATTCAGGTGCTGGTACCGGAATTATGAATAACATTATTGTTTTTGGCAGTGTAAAAGGTCCGACATTTTTTAATCCGGAAAAAATTAAACAATCTGATTATGATCCTGATATAGTTATTACTGATTTCTTAGTTTTTAATAAAAGTGTTTCAAGTAACGATAACAAAATTCTTGATTCAAGTATTTCATATTCCAAAATTGTTAGACTAGAGAGTGATGAAAATGCTCTGACATTCAAATTTTCTTCTTTGGATTTTAATTCAAGAGAAAATATTAAGTATGCTTATAAAATGGAGGGATTTGACAAAGATTGGATTTATTCAAACACATCAAACATTGCTGTTTACACAAATCTAAATCCTGGCAATTATGTTTTTAAGATACGGGGTACTAATAGTGATGGACAATGGGGCACAAATAAGGCGGAGATACAAGTAATCATTAAATTTCCATGGTGGCGCTCCGGTTGGGCTTATGTAATGTTTGTAATTGTAATTATGAGTATCCTGTTCTTTATTAGAAAGTTTGAAATTAACAGAACAAAACTTAGAAATGAGATAAAGAATCTTGAGTTTGAAACTAAAAAGCAAAAGGAAATTGAAACGCTTAAATCAAGATTCTTTGCAAATATTTCACACGAATTCAGAACCCCATTAATGCTGATTAAGGGACCACTTGAACAATTACTCATGAAAAAAGGTAATGCTGATGAACATACCAGACTTGCTTATAACAATACAGAAAAATTGAAATTGTTAATAGATCAGCTGCTTGATATATCAAAACTTGAATCAAACTTAATTCCGTTAGATGCCCGCGAAGAAGACATATCTACTTTATTAAAAGGACTTGTTGTTTTATTTAATTCAATTACAGAGCAGAAAGAAATCTCGCTTACACTAGATTGCCCTGATGAAAAGTTTATCGCGATGGTTGATTCTGATAAATTTGAAAAGATAATAAATAACCTGTTATCAAATGCCTATAAGTTTACAGACAAAAAGGGTTCAATTTCAGTTAGTCTTAAAAAAAGATTCTCGGAAGAAAAAACATTCTTCGATTTAATTATTAAAGATAATGGGATAGGAATTGATGAAGATAAATTGCCTAAAATATTTGACAGGTTTTATCAGGTTGATGATTCCTCAAGCAGAAGTTATGGCGGTTCAGGTATTGGTTTATCTTTAGTTAAGGAGTTTGTGGATTTACATCATTGGAGTATTTCTGTGAAAAGCAGCTTAGGGATTGGAACTGAATTCTTAATCTCAATACCAAGTGTTGAAGCTGTAGCATTAAAAAGTACTTCTGTTGATAAAAAAGCTTATGAAAGCTCAAACAATTTAGTAAAAACATTTCAGGATATTCAGATTAATGATTTTGAAACTACTGAGAGTGATACCGATAAAAAGGCAGTTATACTATTAGTTGAGGATTCACAAGAGGTAAGACAGTTTTTAAAAGGAATACTATTTGAAAATTTCACTATACTCGAAGCTGAAAATGGAAGAAGCGGTTTAGAAATAGCCTCTGAAAAATCACCTGATCTTATTATCAGTGATGTTATGATGCCTTCGATGGATGGATTTGAGTTCTGCAAAAAAATAAAGACTGATTGGCAGACGAGTCATATTCCTGTAATACTCTTGACTGCTAAAGCATCATCTGAAAGTAAGATTGAAGGACTTGAAACAGGTGCTGACGATTATCTGACTAAACCATTCAGTTCAAAAGAATTATTAGTTCGTGTAAAAAACCTTCTTGAGCAAAGAAGAAAATTACGTGAAAAGTTCAGTAAAGAAATTGAAATCGAACCAGCATCAATTACAGTAAATGCGATTGATAATGAATTCCTCGAAAAAGCTTTTGCAGTCGTGGAGAAAAATCTTTCCAACACCGGATTCAGTTCAGAATTATTTGCACAAGAAATGTTTGTAAGTAGAAGTCAGCTTCACCGGAAACTACTGGCAATCACCGGTCAGGCACCGGGAGAATTTGCAAGATCTTTCAGACTTAAAAAAGCAGCTTCACTTATATTGGAAAAAAGATTCAGCATGACTCAAATTGCATTTGAAGTTGGATTCAGCAGTCCATCTCATTTCACAAAAGCATTCCGACAGCAATTTAATTGCCTGCCAACAGAGTTCGCCAATAGGGTATAA
- a CDS encoding T9SS type A sorting domain-containing protein — MKHFLPRKLVLKIGCTVISILALSFCDALAQQPELIWLGTLGGNNSEARSVSSDGSVIVGVANDQNGNPRAFRWTVQSGIQDLGTLGGDWSEATDVSADGSVIVGWSYDANNIYRAFKWTAGTGIQDLGAGDYSKALGISADGAAIIIDIYPSAYRWTQAGGIQDLGTLGGSLSGVTDISADGSKICGYSYVSAGDPYAFRWVDGVGMEQIGTFYSFALGISEDGNTITGFETGSAGIYKAFRWTQSGGFEFNIAGNFSQGNAVSGDGSIIVGSFGDGAFRLSNAGGLDSLNQVYSSLLTTGSELSTALDISSDGQFIVGQGTNGLTSQNEGYLLAINGISSINELSDYPSDFELSQNYPNPFNPSTTVSFSIPEEEFVSLKVFNSLGEEVAELINETKPAGNYQVDFNATGLSSGVYFYTLQSGTFNQIRKMILLK; from the coding sequence ATGAAACATTTTTTACCAAGAAAGCTCGTTTTGAAAATTGGCTGTACTGTTATTTCAATTTTAGCACTATCCTTTTGTGATGCTTTAGCCCAACAACCGGAATTAATCTGGCTCGGCACACTTGGCGGAAATAACAGTGAAGCACGATCAGTATCTTCAGATGGTTCAGTTATTGTTGGAGTTGCTAATGATCAGAACGGTAATCCCCGTGCTTTCAGATGGACAGTACAAAGCGGAATCCAGGATCTTGGGACGTTAGGGGGTGACTGGAGCGAAGCTACTGATGTATCTGCTGATGGTTCTGTTATCGTCGGTTGGTCTTATGATGCTAATAATATTTACCGTGCATTTAAATGGACTGCTGGAACCGGTATACAGGATTTAGGTGCCGGTGATTATAGCAAAGCCCTTGGTATTTCAGCAGACGGTGCAGCAATTATAATTGATATCTATCCAAGTGCTTATCGCTGGACACAAGCTGGAGGTATTCAAGACTTAGGTACTCTCGGTGGTAGTTTATCTGGTGTGACTGATATATCGGCTGATGGTTCAAAAATTTGTGGTTATTCTTATGTCAGTGCTGGAGATCCTTATGCATTTCGCTGGGTTGATGGTGTTGGAATGGAACAGATTGGTACTTTCTACAGTTTTGCATTAGGCATATCTGAAGATGGAAATACAATTACCGGTTTTGAGACAGGCAGTGCCGGGATTTACAAAGCATTTCGTTGGACACAAAGCGGTGGTTTTGAGTTTAACATTGCAGGAAATTTCAGCCAGGGAAATGCTGTATCCGGAGATGGAAGTATTATTGTTGGATCTTTTGGTGATGGTGCATTTCGGCTTTCTAATGCTGGTGGACTGGATTCACTGAACCAGGTTTATTCAAGCTTGCTTACAACTGGTTCTGAGTTATCTACTGCTCTTGATATTTCTTCCGATGGTCAATTTATAGTTGGTCAGGGAACGAATGGTTTGACTTCACAGAATGAGGGATATCTGTTGGCAATCAATGGAATAAGTTCAATCAACGAGTTATCCGATTATCCATCGGATTTTGAGTTAAGTCAAAACTACCCTAATCCTTTTAACCCATCAACAACAGTTTCTTTTTCTATTCCTGAAGAAGAATTCGTTTCACTGAAAGTTTTCAATTCTCTTGGAGAAGAAGTTGCTGAACTAATTAATGAAACCAAGCCTGCTGGTAATTATCAAGTTGATTTCAATGCAACAGGATTATCATCCGGTGTTTATTTCTACACACTACAGTCAGGTACTTTTAATCAAATAAGAAAAATGATTTTATTGAAGTAA
- a CDS encoding T9SS type A sorting domain-containing protein, with amino-acid sequence MKTNKNISLLAVFILFLVITSQSNAQLNMTVNSLADDEYAYAYDDPNTTADESEDGICQDELGRCTIRAAIDESNNMDQSLTLFFSVNGQINLMDALYPVDGSEILGNDQVEITGNAGFELENDCQIERLIFNGLTYSAITIHGDNNTIGSTNIFLNNSFAVDIWGDSNSVGFNRFGIDQNNNLGPNAIAINITGSANTIASNIICGSSLVGISIGEGSDNVIRKNYIGTNSQGQSGLGNTIGISIDGSDYNLIGGETLDEKNVISGNSVAGITLGGVPPDNYSIANGVWSNIIGLDPTESYVIPNGKGIIITNGARIEFLSRNIIAGNSTSGIHIFGFDNETKTYGHTIAENKIGVNSNNVQFPNGMDGITIQGNVEEVTIGTNLAGLHLPNSIIGNQNRGIAVMSDFGYNPSKIQFRKNIIYQNNSANVFMSSQANNGLLPPYGLSFNNNTIAGICDVSGALIDIYKANINEFSSSAYEWIGSTTVGSNNVFSYEITDPSIEAVSLTATTSTGNTSAFGYLELITDVEKVDDKIPTEFALLQNYPNPFNPTTTINFSIPEEEFVSLKVFNSLGEEVAELIKEEISTGSYSISFNASLLSSGIYFYKLTAGSFSDIKKMIYLR; translated from the coding sequence ATGAAAACAAATAAAAATATCTCTTTGCTTGCCGTATTCATTTTATTCCTGGTAATCACATCTCAATCAAACGCTCAACTGAATATGACTGTTAACTCTTTAGCAGATGATGAATATGCTTATGCGTATGATGATCCAAACACAACTGCTGATGAATCAGAAGATGGAATATGTCAGGATGAATTGGGAAGATGTACAATACGGGCAGCTATCGATGAATCGAATAATATGGATCAATCGCTGACTCTTTTCTTTTCAGTAAATGGGCAAATTAACTTGATGGATGCGCTTTATCCTGTAGATGGATCAGAGATTCTTGGTAATGATCAGGTTGAAATAACTGGTAATGCCGGCTTCGAGCTTGAAAATGATTGTCAAATTGAACGATTGATTTTTAATGGATTGACATACTCTGCTATTACCATCCATGGTGATAATAATACAATTGGTTCCACTAATATTTTTTTAAATAACTCCTTTGCTGTCGATATATGGGGTGACTCAAATTCGGTTGGTTTTAACCGCTTTGGAATTGATCAAAATAATAATCTGGGACCCAATGCTATAGCTATTAATATTACTGGTTCTGCCAATACGATTGCCTCAAATATAATTTGTGGCAGTAGCTTGGTGGGGATATCAATTGGTGAAGGTAGTGATAACGTTATCAGAAAAAATTATATAGGAACAAATTCCCAGGGTCAATCAGGACTTGGAAATACGATTGGAATCAGTATCGACGGATCAGACTACAACCTTATCGGGGGAGAAACTCTTGATGAGAAAAATGTTATATCCGGAAATTCAGTTGCCGGAATTACTTTAGGCGGTGTACCGCCTGATAACTATTCTATTGCAAATGGAGTATGGAGCAATATCATAGGTTTGGATCCTACCGAATCATATGTAATACCAAATGGGAAAGGCATCATTATAACAAATGGCGCAAGAATTGAATTTCTGAGTCGAAACATAATTGCCGGAAATTCAACTAGTGGTATTCACATTTTCGGTTTTGATAATGAAACAAAAACTTATGGGCATACAATTGCTGAGAACAAGATAGGTGTTAATTCAAATAATGTTCAATTCCCAAATGGAATGGATGGTATAACCATCCAGGGAAATGTTGAGGAGGTAACTATTGGAACAAATTTAGCTGGATTGCATTTGCCTAACAGCATTATTGGAAATCAAAATAGGGGAATAGCAGTTATGTCTGATTTTGGTTACAACCCTTCAAAAATTCAATTCAGAAAAAATATTATATATCAGAATAATTCAGCAAATGTATTTATGTCATCTCAGGCTAATAATGGATTATTACCACCATATGGTTTATCGTTTAACAACAATACCATTGCAGGGATTTGCGATGTTTCTGGTGCACTTATAGATATTTATAAGGCAAACATAAATGAATTTTCTTCATCAGCTTATGAGTGGATTGGATCAACTACAGTCGGTTCGAACAATGTTTTTTCTTATGAAATTACCGATCCGTCAATAGAAGCAGTTTCATTAACTGCAACAACAAGTACAGGGAATACATCTGCTTTTGGATATCTTGAATTAATAACCGATGTTGAAAAAGTAGATGATAAAATCCCGACTGAATTTGCGCTTCTGCAAAATTATCCGAATCCTTTCAATCCAACGACAACTATAAACTTTTCAATCCCGGAAGAGGAATTTGTTTCACTGAAAGTCTTTAATTCTCTGGGAGAAGAAGTTGCTGAACTAATTAAAGAAGAAATATCAACTGGCAGTTATTCTATCTCCTTTAATGCAAGCTTATTATCAAGTGGAATTTATTTCTACAAACTAACTGCCGGAAGTTTTTCAGATATAAAAAAGATGATTTATCTTAGGTAA
- a CDS encoding T9SS type A sorting domain-containing protein, with protein sequence MKCLTVCCFYLFMSYSFNLNAQITNNGFENWETDSAGNYNPVGWQTTNDFPLINVEPFSPGCQGQFAMTVKTINAGFAFPGFALLETAINFNERPTKFYACVKSNIMSGDQVLIMIALMKGDSAVAVMDSCTFKIDSTITQFTNLEFPITYQSNLIPDSLIIIVSSGFVNVQVGTELTIDEIGFINGSSDISSDENLLNEFELFQNFPNPFNPITSIRYQIPVSADVEIKVFDLLGKDVGTLVNEFKNAGKYEINFNANQFSSGVYFYKITAGNFSDTKKLIILR encoded by the coding sequence ATGAAATGTTTAACTGTCTGTTGCTTTTATTTATTTATGTCCTATTCATTTAATCTGAATGCTCAGATTACAAATAATGGATTTGAGAATTGGGAAACAGACTCTGCAGGAAATTATAACCCTGTGGGCTGGCAAACAACTAATGATTTCCCATTAATTAATGTTGAGCCTTTTTCTCCCGGTTGTCAGGGGCAATTTGCAATGACTGTAAAAACAATAAATGCCGGATTTGCATTTCCGGGCTTTGCACTTTTAGAGACTGCCATAAACTTCAATGAGAGACCAACTAAGTTTTATGCATGTGTTAAGTCAAATATTATGTCAGGTGACCAAGTTCTTATAATGATTGCATTAATGAAGGGTGATAGTGCAGTAGCAGTTATGGATAGCTGCACTTTTAAAATCGATTCAACTATAACGCAGTTTACTAATCTAGAATTTCCTATTACTTATCAGTCTAATTTGATACCGGATTCCTTGATTATAATAGTATCCTCTGGCTTTGTAAATGTACAAGTTGGAACTGAATTAACCATTGATGAAATTGGATTTATAAATGGTTCATCAGATATTTCAAGTGATGAAAATCTATTAAACGAATTTGAATTATTTCAAAACTTTCCGAATCCTTTCAATCCGATAACATCAATTAGATATCAAATACCAGTAAGTGCTGATGTTGAAATCAAAGTATTTGATTTATTAGGAAAGGATGTAGGAACCCTAGTAAATGAATTTAAAAATGCCGGTAAATATGAAATTAATTTTAATGCTAATCAGTTTTCGAGCGGAGTTTACTTTTATAAGATCACAGCAGGAAATTTTTCAGATACAAAAAAGCTTATTATATTAAGGTAA